A section of the Prevotella melaninogenica genome encodes:
- a CDS encoding Na+/H+ antiporter NhaC family protein has translation MTENKKGLLALSPLLVFIVLYLVTSIVSGDFYKVPITVAFMASSIFAIAISGGYPLAKRIQIYSKGASTENMMMMLWIFVLAGAFANSAKDMGSIDATVNLTLSILPDNMLLPGLFLAACFISISIGTSVGTIVALTPIAAGIATSTGSSLPFVVAVVVGGSFFGDNLSFISDTTVVATRTQECKMADKFRVNFFIVAPAAVLILLIYIFMGRDIHTTGQTAIVDIHRVIPYMAVLICALFGMNVMAVLTIGIVLTGAIGIIDGSYDVYGWFGSMGAGITGMGELIIITMMAGGMLEIIRENGGIDYLIKMITRHVNSKRGAELTIAFLVSLVDICTANNTVAILTVGGIAKQIGDRYGVDKRKAASILDTFSCCAQGLIPYGAQILMAAGLAKVNPVSIIPFLYYPILLGVTAFLAILFHYPRRYS, from the coding sequence ATGACAGAAAATAAAAAAGGACTCCTCGCGTTGAGTCCACTACTTGTATTCATCGTTCTATATCTGGTCACCTCAATCGTATCGGGCGACTTCTATAAGGTACCGATTACCGTGGCATTCATGGCATCAAGTATCTTTGCTATCGCCATATCAGGAGGCTATCCACTCGCAAAACGAATTCAGATATATAGCAAGGGAGCCAGCACAGAAAACATGATGATGATGCTGTGGATATTCGTACTTGCTGGAGCATTCGCTAACTCGGCTAAGGACATGGGCAGTATTGATGCTACGGTCAACCTAACTCTCTCCATCCTACCAGATAATATGCTGCTACCGGGACTCTTCCTCGCTGCTTGTTTCATTTCAATCAGTATTGGAACGAGCGTCGGAACCATCGTTGCTCTCACCCCTATCGCAGCAGGTATTGCCACTTCTACGGGGAGTTCGCTTCCTTTCGTCGTCGCAGTCGTCGTCGGTGGTTCGTTCTTTGGAGATAACCTTTCGTTCATCAGCGACACAACCGTTGTAGCAACGAGAACACAAGAGTGTAAGATGGCAGATAAGTTTAGGGTAAACTTCTTCATCGTTGCCCCTGCAGCAGTTCTGATTCTGCTTATCTATATCTTCATGGGAAGAGACATACACACAACCGGACAGACCGCAATCGTTGACATCCACAGAGTCATTCCTTACATGGCAGTACTGATTTGCGCGCTCTTTGGCATGAACGTCATGGCTGTATTGACCATTGGAATCGTCCTCACAGGTGCTATTGGCATCATTGATGGTAGCTACGATGTCTATGGTTGGTTTGGAAGTATGGGCGCAGGTATCACTGGTATGGGCGAACTGATTATCATCACGATGATGGCAGGTGGTATGTTGGAGATTATCCGTGAGAATGGTGGTATCGACTATCTCATTAAGATGATTACCCGACACGTCAACAGTAAGCGCGGAGCAGAGCTAACAATAGCCTTCCTCGTCAGTTTGGTGGATATCTGTACAGCCAATAATACGGTGGCAATCCTCACCGTGGGCGGTATTGCAAAGCAGATTGGCGACCGATACGGTGTAGACAAACGTAAGGCAGCCAGCATCCTCGACACCTTCTCATGCTGTGCACAAGGTCTGATTCCATACGGTGCACAGATATTGATGGCAGCAGGATTGGCAAAGGTAAACCCTGTGAGTATCATCCCATTCCTCTACTATCCAATCCTTTTGGGCGTCACAGCCTTCCTCGCTATCCTCTTCCATTATCCACGCCGCTACTCATAA